Proteins from a genomic interval of Amycolatopsis sp. cg13:
- a CDS encoding DedA family protein → MELLEHVTELIRGTLGSPWLWVLVFAIAGLDALLPFMPSETTVMTVAVLIGPDVGRLALLVVVSAAGAWAGDCLGYAVGRAAGPRAVARLQSGPSGRQRYEWARDQVRRQAPLLIIAARYLPGGRVASALANGSLGYPLRRFVPLDALGAALWSVYSALIGLAGGTAFADRPVYGLLLSFLLGLLLVTLIEFGRRVRVRRLRSVHGRATSAGSDRHSRRPDQGRDARRGPGRAGPELSEMDSAGPGDAPDDGALVHGRCDHRPES, encoded by the coding sequence GTGGAACTGCTGGAACACGTCACCGAGCTGATCCGGGGCACCCTCGGCTCGCCCTGGCTGTGGGTGCTCGTGTTCGCGATCGCCGGACTGGACGCGCTGCTCCCGTTCATGCCGAGCGAAACGACCGTGATGACCGTGGCCGTCCTGATCGGACCGGACGTCGGCAGGCTCGCGCTGCTGGTGGTCGTCTCCGCCGCGGGCGCGTGGGCGGGCGACTGTCTCGGCTACGCCGTGGGCCGCGCCGCCGGACCGCGCGCCGTCGCCCGGCTGCAAAGCGGACCGTCCGGACGGCAACGCTACGAATGGGCCCGCGACCAAGTCCGCCGGCAAGCGCCGCTGCTGATCATCGCCGCGCGCTACCTGCCTGGCGGCCGCGTCGCGAGCGCGCTGGCCAACGGCAGCCTCGGCTACCCGCTGCGCCGGTTCGTGCCGCTCGACGCCCTCGGCGCGGCGTTGTGGTCGGTGTACAGCGCGCTGATCGGGCTCGCCGGCGGCACCGCGTTCGCCGACCGTCCGGTTTACGGCCTGCTGCTGTCGTTCCTGCTCGGCCTGCTGCTGGTCACGCTCATCGAATTCGGCCGACGGGTGCGCGTGCGCAGGCTACGGTCAGTGCATGGACGCGCCACGTCTGCTGGAAGCGATCGACATTCACGCCGACCGGATCAAGGCCGCGACGCTCGCCGCGGGCCCGGCCGCGCCGGTCCGGAACTGTCCGAAATGGACAGTGCAGGACCTGGTGACGCACCTGACGACGGTGCTCTCGTACACGGTCGCTGCGATCACCGACCGGAAAGCTGA
- a CDS encoding TetR/AcrR family transcriptional regulator has product MAAQYHHRNLRAELVRVSLDLIAENGVTGFSVAEAARRAKVSAAAPYRHFPDRAALLAAVGTVAARQLRELAEEAAAAETDDGAALAAVAAAHTRYLIDTRIGLHVFFASELADAQYVELHEARRELIDASLLRCLAIAPDPAIALELMEQLHTQAYGYGDFYLNGVYQWLGYPTEQVVAKSRRAARIVVEAYRAGNPEISPAEW; this is encoded by the coding sequence ATGGCGGCGCAGTACCACCACCGCAATCTGCGCGCCGAGCTCGTGCGCGTCTCGCTCGACCTGATCGCGGAAAACGGGGTCACTGGCTTCTCGGTCGCGGAAGCCGCCCGACGGGCGAAGGTCTCCGCCGCCGCGCCGTACCGGCATTTCCCGGATCGCGCGGCGTTGCTGGCCGCGGTCGGGACGGTCGCGGCGCGCCAGCTTCGCGAACTCGCCGAGGAAGCAGCCGCCGCCGAGACGGACGACGGTGCCGCGTTGGCCGCCGTCGCTGCCGCGCACACTCGGTACCTGATCGACACCCGGATCGGGCTGCATGTCTTCTTCGCCTCGGAACTGGCCGACGCGCAATACGTCGAACTCCACGAGGCCCGCCGCGAGCTGATCGACGCGTCGCTGCTGCGCTGCCTCGCGATCGCGCCGGACCCGGCAATCGCGCTGGAACTGATGGAGCAGCTCCACACCCAGGCCTACGGCTACGGCGATTTCTACCTCAACGGCGTCTATCAATGGCTCGGCTATCCGACGGAGCAGGTCGTCGCCAAGTCCCGGCGGGCGGCGCGGATCGTGGTCGAGGCTTACCGCGCGGGGAATCCGGAAATCAGTCCGGCGGAGTGGTGA
- a CDS encoding SRPBCC domain-containing protein: protein MSVGQTKDAGWQIGVSKTIGRSAEEVWDFITSPEGVAIWLGEGVTVQPEPGVGYETADGIRGETRSFREMDRIRLTWQPTGWSHETTLQLAVRASGPGKAMLRIHQERLANAAEREQQRRHWQGVLTELITALA from the coding sequence ATGAGCGTCGGGCAGACCAAGGACGCGGGCTGGCAGATCGGTGTCTCGAAGACGATCGGCCGCTCCGCCGAAGAGGTGTGGGACTTCATCACCTCGCCGGAAGGCGTGGCGATCTGGCTCGGCGAGGGCGTGACTGTCCAACCCGAACCCGGCGTCGGCTACGAGACCGCCGACGGAATCCGCGGCGAGACGCGCAGTTTCCGCGAAATGGACCGGATCCGGCTCACCTGGCAGCCGACCGGCTGGTCGCACGAAACGACGTTGCAACTCGCGGTGCGCGCCAGCGGTCCCGGCAAAGCGATGCTGCGCATTCACCAGGAACGGCTGGCCAACGCCGCCGAACGGGAGCAGCAGCGCCGCCATTGGCAGGGAGTTCTCACCGAACTGATCACCGCGCTTGCCTAG
- a CDS encoding NADP-dependent oxidoreductase: MNAPTAPDTATEVRLAARPHGVPTMDNFDIVETEVPKPGPGQILVRNVVMSVDPAMRGRMNDVKSYSPPFVVGEAMQGGAVGEVIESTVDDFAPGDHVLHQAGWRTHAVLDAKRAVKVDDSVAPLSTYLGVLGMPGLTAYAGLLVSAEFKPGDTVFVSGAAGAVGSLVGQLARLKGAKRVIGSAGSAEKVRYLTEELGFDAAFNYKDGPVAEQLAAAAPEGIDVYFDNVGGEHLEAAIASMNLHGRIAICGMISQYNATEPTPAPRNLVQLIAKRITMRGLLVLDHWHLMQEFVAEVAPLVASGEIKYSETFVDGIRNAPEAFLGLLSGANTGKMLVRLSS; the protein is encoded by the coding sequence GTGAACGCACCCACAGCGCCCGACACAGCGACCGAGGTCCGGCTCGCGGCCCGTCCGCACGGCGTCCCGACCATGGACAATTTCGACATCGTCGAGACCGAGGTGCCGAAGCCGGGTCCCGGGCAGATCCTGGTGCGCAACGTGGTGATGAGCGTCGACCCGGCGATGCGCGGCCGGATGAACGACGTGAAGTCCTACTCGCCGCCGTTCGTGGTCGGCGAGGCCATGCAGGGCGGCGCGGTCGGCGAGGTCATCGAGTCCACTGTGGACGACTTCGCGCCCGGCGATCACGTGCTGCACCAGGCGGGCTGGCGCACGCACGCCGTGCTCGACGCCAAGCGAGCGGTCAAAGTGGACGATTCCGTCGCGCCGCTCTCGACCTACCTCGGCGTGCTCGGCATGCCGGGCCTCACCGCGTACGCCGGGCTGCTGGTGAGCGCGGAATTCAAGCCCGGCGACACGGTTTTCGTCTCCGGCGCGGCCGGTGCGGTCGGCTCGCTCGTCGGGCAGCTGGCGCGGCTCAAGGGCGCCAAGCGCGTGATCGGCAGCGCGGGTTCGGCGGAGAAGGTCCGCTACCTCACCGAAGAGCTCGGCTTCGACGCCGCCTTCAACTACAAGGACGGACCGGTCGCCGAGCAGCTCGCCGCGGCCGCGCCCGAGGGCATCGACGTCTACTTCGACAACGTCGGCGGCGAGCACCTCGAAGCCGCGATCGCGTCGATGAACCTGCACGGCCGGATCGCCATCTGCGGCATGATCTCCCAGTACAACGCCACCGAGCCGACGCCCGCGCCGCGCAACCTGGTGCAGCTCATCGCGAAGCGGATCACCATGCGCGGCCTGCTCGTGCTGGACCACTGGCACCTGATGCAGGAGTTCGTGGCCGAGGTCGCGCCGCTCGTCGCGTCCGGCGAGATCAAGTACTCGGAGACCTTTGTGGACGGTATCCGCAACGCGCCGGAGGCCTTCCTCGGTCTGCTCAGCGGGGCCAACACCGGCAAGATGCTGGTGCGCCTCAGTTCCTGA
- a CDS encoding NAD(P)-dependent alcohol dehydrogenase, with protein MTTTTSAIAAAAPGGPLAPTTIERRDLRPDDVLIDIAYAGICHSDLHQVHQDWGTAIFPMVPGHEIAGVVAAVGSAVTKYQVGDRVGVGCMVDSCGECEYCRAGSEQFCVKGNVQTYNGVGFDGENTYGGYSQQIVVKDAFVCRIPEGISLDVAAPLLCAGITTYSPLRRWGAGPGKKVAVVGLGGLGHMAVKLAVAMGADVTVLSQSLKKQEDGLRLGAKDYYATSDESTFETLAGQFDVILNTVSAKLPVDAYLSLLRVGGAMVNVGAPGEPLEYNVFSLLGGNRVLAGSMIGGIAETQEMLDFCAEHGVGAEIETISADQVNEAYARVENSDVRYRFVIDTSTIG; from the coding sequence ATGACCACGACCACCTCCGCCATCGCCGCCGCGGCGCCGGGCGGACCGCTCGCCCCGACGACGATCGAGCGCCGCGACCTGCGGCCGGACGACGTGCTGATCGACATCGCCTACGCGGGCATCTGCCACAGCGATCTGCACCAGGTCCACCAGGACTGGGGAACCGCGATCTTCCCGATGGTCCCGGGCCACGAGATCGCCGGCGTCGTCGCCGCGGTCGGCTCGGCCGTCACGAAGTACCAGGTCGGCGACCGGGTCGGAGTCGGCTGCATGGTCGATTCCTGCGGCGAATGCGAGTACTGCCGCGCCGGCTCCGAGCAGTTCTGCGTCAAGGGCAACGTGCAGACGTACAACGGCGTCGGCTTCGACGGCGAGAACACCTACGGCGGCTACAGCCAGCAGATCGTCGTGAAGGACGCCTTCGTCTGCCGCATCCCGGAAGGCATTTCCCTCGACGTCGCCGCGCCGCTGCTGTGCGCGGGCATCACCACGTACTCGCCGCTGCGCCGGTGGGGCGCGGGACCGGGCAAGAAGGTCGCCGTCGTCGGGCTCGGCGGGCTCGGGCACATGGCGGTCAAGCTGGCTGTCGCGATGGGCGCGGACGTCACCGTGCTCAGTCAGAGCCTCAAGAAGCAGGAAGACGGACTTCGCCTCGGCGCGAAGGACTACTACGCGACCAGCGACGAGTCGACCTTCGAGACGCTCGCCGGCCAGTTCGACGTCATCCTCAACACCGTTTCGGCGAAGCTGCCGGTCGACGCCTACCTCAGCCTGCTGCGCGTCGGCGGCGCGATGGTGAACGTCGGCGCGCCGGGAGAACCGTTGGAGTACAACGTCTTCTCCCTGCTCGGCGGCAACCGCGTGCTGGCCGGTTCGATGATCGGCGGAATCGCGGAAACCCAGGAGATGCTGGACTTCTGCGCCGAGCACGGCGTGGGCGCGGAGATCGAGACGATCAGCGCGGACCAGGTGAACGAGGCGTATGCGCGGGTCGAGAACAGCGACGTGCGCTACCGGTTCGTGATCGACACCTCGACGATCGGCTGA
- a CDS encoding SRPBCC family protein, which yields MGKVTATAERTIDAPVERVRELVADYAETRPKLLTEHYRDYEVSEGGVGAGTKASWKLQATSKRVRDVAATVTEPSPGTFVETDANSSMVTTWTVTASGERSLVRIETSWDGAGGVGGFFEKTFAPGGLKKIYDGVLGKLAEIV from the coding sequence ATGGGCAAGGTCACGGCCACCGCGGAGCGCACGATCGACGCGCCGGTGGAACGCGTGCGTGAGCTGGTCGCGGACTACGCCGAGACCCGGCCGAAGCTGCTCACCGAGCACTACCGCGACTACGAGGTCAGCGAAGGCGGCGTCGGCGCCGGCACGAAGGCCAGCTGGAAGCTGCAGGCCACGTCCAAGCGCGTGCGCGACGTCGCGGCCACGGTGACCGAGCCGTCGCCGGGCACCTTTGTCGAGACCGACGCGAACTCCAGCATGGTCACCACCTGGACCGTCACCGCCTCCGGCGAGCGTTCGCTGGTCCGCATCGAGACCAGCTGGGACGGCGCGGGCGGCGTCGGCGGCTTCTTCGAGAAGACCTTCGCGCCGGGCGGGCTGAAGAAGATCTACGACGGCGTTCTCGGCAAGCTCGCGGAGATCGTGTAG
- the purU gene encoding formyltetrahydrofolate deformylase, producing MLTFGCPDRTGIIARISGFLADHGGMIAEAAYHTDPDSGWFFTRQVVRADSLPFDAAGLRERFAEVADELSAESSWQVRDTGERPRAVVLVSKAGHCLYDLLGRVASGELDVDIAAVIGNHDSLADITRAHGIPFHHVPFPAGDPDGKAAAFAKVRELVDAHDPHAIVLARFMQVLPADLCAAWAGRALNIHHSFLPSFIGAKPYHQAHTRGVKLVGATCHYVTADLDAGPIIEQDVIRVDHGDSVQDMVRKGRDIEKVTLARGLRWHLEGRVLVHGNRTMVL from the coding sequence GTGCTCACCTTCGGCTGCCCCGACCGCACCGGCATCATCGCCCGCATCTCGGGCTTCCTCGCCGACCACGGAGGAATGATCGCCGAGGCGGCGTACCACACCGACCCCGACTCGGGCTGGTTCTTCACCCGCCAGGTCGTGCGCGCCGATTCGCTGCCCTTCGACGCCGCGGGATTGCGCGAGCGCTTCGCCGAGGTGGCGGACGAGCTGTCCGCCGAGTCGAGCTGGCAGGTGCGCGACACCGGCGAGCGCCCGCGCGCGGTGGTGCTGGTGTCGAAGGCCGGGCACTGCCTGTACGACCTGCTCGGCCGGGTCGCCTCCGGAGAGCTGGACGTCGACATCGCCGCGGTGATCGGCAACCACGATTCGCTCGCGGACATCACCCGCGCGCACGGGATCCCGTTCCACCACGTGCCGTTCCCGGCGGGCGATCCCGACGGCAAGGCGGCCGCGTTCGCCAAGGTCCGCGAACTGGTCGACGCACACGACCCGCACGCGATCGTGCTGGCGCGGTTCATGCAGGTGCTGCCCGCGGACCTGTGCGCGGCGTGGGCCGGGCGCGCGCTGAACATCCACCACAGCTTCCTGCCGTCGTTCATCGGCGCGAAGCCGTATCACCAGGCGCACACGCGCGGTGTGAAGCTCGTCGGCGCGACCTGCCACTACGTCACCGCGGACCTGGACGCCGGGCCGATCATCGAACAGGACGTGATCCGCGTCGACCACGGCGATTCGGTGCAGGACATGGTGCGCAAGGGCCGCGACATCGAGAAGGTGACGCTCGCCCGCGGCCTGCGCTGGCACCTTGAGGGGCGCGTCCTGGTGCACGGCAACCGCACCATGGTGCTCTGA
- a CDS encoding helix-turn-helix transcriptional regulator: MTTTSRRLETLALLQARPGISATDLAARLGVTERTTRRDIAQLRELGYRIDGEPGRVGGYRLAHGTAMPPLLLDADEVAAVSLGLQTAVAVDGLETATVTALAKLTQVVPTRWQTRLAALADVESLPGKPFRRAARDILVPLALACRAGEAIRIRHRALDAPSAKPVDVQPYRLITVRRQWYLVACPRGASEWKTFAVDRIEVVQPLGIQMPAPEPPSTVADLITDAGWRHRVRVQVHTSADLLRELVDPSVATVVEDGDECELRFGTDDLDWAARWLAYLDVDFDVLEPSALTDRLHAFGSWLAARYVTTPPD; encoded by the coding sequence ATGACCACCACGAGCCGTCGCCTGGAGACGCTGGCCCTGCTGCAGGCGCGTCCCGGCATCTCCGCCACCGACCTCGCGGCCCGGCTCGGCGTTACCGAACGCACCACGCGCCGCGACATCGCTCAACTGCGCGAACTCGGCTACCGCATCGACGGCGAGCCGGGCCGGGTCGGCGGCTACCGGCTCGCGCACGGCACCGCGATGCCGCCGCTGTTGCTCGACGCGGACGAGGTCGCCGCCGTTTCGCTCGGTCTGCAGACGGCGGTCGCGGTCGACGGGCTGGAAACCGCCACGGTGACCGCGCTGGCCAAGCTGACCCAGGTGGTCCCGACGCGCTGGCAGACCCGGCTCGCCGCGCTGGCGGACGTGGAATCGTTGCCGGGAAAGCCTTTCCGGCGCGCGGCGCGGGACATTCTGGTGCCGCTCGCGTTGGCTTGCCGGGCTGGCGAAGCCATCCGGATCCGGCATCGAGCTTTGGACGCTCCGTCGGCGAAACCGGTTGATGTGCAACCGTATCGGCTCATCACGGTAAGGCGGCAGTGGTATCTCGTAGCTTGCCCGCGCGGAGCGAGCGAATGGAAAACCTTTGCGGTAGACCGGATCGAGGTGGTCCAGCCGCTCGGGATCCAGATGCCCGCGCCGGAACCACCGTCCACTGTGGCCGATCTGATCACGGACGCGGGCTGGCGGCATCGCGTCCGGGTGCAGGTGCACACATCCGCCGACCTGCTCCGGGAACTCGTGGACCCAAGTGTGGCGACGGTGGTCGAGGACGGCGACGAATGCGAACTCCGCTTCGGCACCGACGATCTCGACTGGGCCGCACGCTGGCTGGCTTACCTGGACGTGGATTTCGACGTCCTGGAACCGTCCGCGCTCACCGATCGCTTGCACGCCTTCGGTTCTTGGCTGGCCGCCCGCTACGTCACCACTCCGCCGGACTGA
- a CDS encoding haloacid dehalogenase type II → MLCVFDVNETLLDLTALDPLFTQFTGDPAARQEWFTLAIHTVLTVTAAGQYRDFAQIAGESAAAVCARHGHELTDAELVKVGDGLRSLPAHADVVPGLDRLRQDGHQVVALTNSPLATAEAQLQNAGLATKFDRIFSAQQVSRLKPAPEPYRQVLRAFAVEPGQAVMVAAHGWDIAGAQAAGLRTALLARPGVHPLPGLPAATYTAATMPELADAIVRN, encoded by the coding sequence ATGCTTTGCGTGTTCGACGTCAACGAGACGCTGCTCGACCTGACCGCGCTCGACCCGCTGTTCACCCAGTTCACCGGAGACCCGGCGGCGCGGCAGGAATGGTTCACCCTCGCGATCCACACCGTGCTCACGGTGACCGCGGCCGGCCAGTACCGCGATTTCGCGCAAATCGCCGGGGAATCCGCGGCCGCCGTGTGCGCGCGGCACGGCCACGAACTGACCGACGCCGAACTGGTGAAGGTCGGCGACGGCCTGCGCTCTCTGCCCGCGCACGCCGACGTCGTACCCGGCCTGGACCGCTTGCGCCAGGACGGACATCAGGTCGTCGCCCTCACGAACTCGCCGCTCGCCACGGCCGAAGCGCAGCTGCAAAACGCCGGCCTGGCAACGAAATTCGACCGGATCTTCTCCGCACAGCAAGTCAGCCGGCTGAAGCCGGCGCCAGAGCCGTACCGGCAGGTGCTGCGCGCCTTCGCCGTCGAACCCGGCCAGGCGGTGATGGTCGCCGCGCACGGCTGGGACATCGCCGGGGCCCAAGCCGCCGGACTCCGGACCGCGCTGCTCGCGCGTCCCGGAGTCCATCCGCTGCCCGGGCTGCCCGCCGCCACCTACACGGCGGCGACGATGCCCGAGCTGGCTGACGCGATCGTCAGGAACTGA
- a CDS encoding class I SAM-dependent methyltransferase, with protein MAGRARLTPVGAPTRGTTNPNRLRRVDRWLASDPAVTRLLRRGESPLVVDLGYGASPVTTVELARWLARVRPDVRVLGLELDPERVAAAQPAADPPRLEFRRGGFELAGTRPVLVRAFNVLRQYAEDEVPGAWQLMLDAMPPDGLLVEGTCDEIGRLVTWVVVGADGPRTLTLSLRLAELDRPSTVAERLPKILIHRNVPGERVHALMSTLDECWAAAAPHRSFGVRARWTTTVAMLADRGWPVFGNPDRRRLGELTVAWESVAPR; from the coding sequence GTGGCTGGCCGAGCACGCCTGACCCCGGTGGGCGCCCCGACCAGGGGCACCACCAATCCCAACCGGTTGCGCCGGGTCGACCGCTGGCTCGCGAGCGACCCGGCCGTCACGCGGCTGCTGCGGCGGGGCGAAAGTCCCCTTGTCGTCGATCTCGGCTACGGAGCGTCGCCGGTCACGACGGTCGAACTGGCTCGCTGGCTGGCGCGCGTGCGACCGGACGTCCGGGTGCTCGGGCTGGAACTCGATCCGGAACGCGTCGCCGCCGCTCAGCCCGCCGCCGATCCACCCCGGCTCGAGTTCCGGCGCGGCGGCTTCGAACTCGCCGGGACGCGGCCGGTCCTGGTGCGCGCGTTCAACGTGCTCCGGCAGTACGCCGAGGACGAGGTCCCCGGCGCGTGGCAGCTGATGCTCGACGCGATGCCGCCGGACGGCCTGCTCGTCGAGGGCACCTGCGACGAGATCGGCAGGCTGGTCACCTGGGTCGTGGTCGGAGCCGACGGCCCGCGCACGCTCACCCTGTCGCTCCGCCTCGCCGAACTCGACCGTCCGTCCACAGTGGCCGAACGGCTGCCGAAGATCCTCATTCACCGCAACGTTCCCGGCGAACGCGTGCACGCCCTCATGTCCACATTGGACGAATGCTGGGCAGCCGCCGCCCCGCACCGCTCGTTCGGCGTGCGCGCCCGCTGGACCACCACCGTCGCCATGCTCGCCGACCGCGGCTGGCCCGTTTTCGGCAATCCGGACCGGCGCAGGCTCGGCGAACTGACCGTGGCCTGGGAAAGCGTCGCGCCGCGCTGA
- a CDS encoding DUF2505 domain-containing protein has protein sequence MGSRIEHRGEFDGSLADVFAAVAGEEALRARLEALGGDDAKLLAYTAEGDSVRYELQHGIKAAKLPQAVRALHKGDIIVNRTQTWKRSGDEYTGRSDVSVGGVPGEIGASTYLTPKDGKVLLRTSGEVVVRIPLFGGRIEEFVSEQVVNLLRNEDEFTAQWLAEHA, from the coding sequence AGTTCGACGGCTCGCTGGCGGACGTCTTCGCCGCCGTAGCCGGAGAAGAAGCCCTCCGCGCCCGCCTCGAAGCACTGGGCGGTGACGACGCCAAGCTCCTCGCCTACACCGCCGAAGGCGACTCCGTCCGCTACGAACTCCAGCACGGCATCAAGGCGGCCAAACTCCCCCAAGCCGTCCGAGCCCTGCACAAAGGCGACATCATCGTCAACCGCACCCAGACCTGGAAGCGGTCCGGCGACGAGTACACCGGCCGATCCGACGTCAGCGTCGGCGGCGTGCCAGGCGAAATCGGCGCCTCCACCTACCTCACCCCGAAGGACGGCAAAGTCCTCCTCCGCACCTCGGGCGAGGTTGTCGTGCGGATCCCCCTCTTCGGCGGCCGGATCGAGGAGTTCGTCTCCGAGCAGGTGGTCAACCTGCTGCGGAATGAGGACGAGTTCACCGCGCAGTGGCTGGCCGAGCACGCCTGA
- a CDS encoding RidA family protein — MTQLLRPEGLVQSPAFAQVAVVPPGATTVYVGGQNAVDAEGRIVGGTDVAAQVERVMANLKTALAAGRATVQDVVMLNILLVADVDLAQAYPAAAAALAGATPPVTVQRVAGLAVPGALVEVSAIAAVTR, encoded by the coding sequence ATGACACAGCTGCTCCGGCCCGAAGGGCTCGTCCAGTCCCCCGCCTTCGCCCAGGTCGCCGTGGTCCCGCCGGGCGCGACCACGGTGTACGTCGGCGGCCAGAACGCCGTCGACGCTGAGGGCAGGATCGTCGGCGGAACCGACGTCGCCGCGCAGGTCGAGCGCGTGATGGCCAACCTGAAAACGGCACTGGCCGCCGGGCGCGCGACCGTTCAGGATGTGGTGATGCTGAACATCCTGCTGGTCGCGGACGTCGATCTCGCCCAGGCTTATCCGGCCGCCGCCGCGGCGCTGGCGGGCGCGACGCCGCCGGTGACCGTCCAGCGAGTGGCCGGGCTGGCCGTGCCGGGCGCACTCGTCGAGGTCAGCGCGATCGCGGCGGTGACCCGATGA